The following DNA comes from Streptomyces globosus.
GGGCACCGGATCACGGTCCTGGAGTCCCGGGAGGTCTTCACCGAGGTCGGCGCCGGCATCCAGCTCGGCCCGAACGCCTTCCGCGCGCTGGACCTGCTCGGCGTGGGCCGGGAGGTCCGCGACCGGGCGGTCGTCGTCGACGAGCTGCGGTTCATGGACGGCACGACCGGCGAGCGGGTCGCCGCGATGCCGGTGGGGCCGGAGTACCGCGCCCGCTTCGGCAACCCGTACGCCGTCGTGCACCGCGTGGACCTGTACCTGCCGCTGCTGGAGGCGGTCCGCCGGCACCCCGGCGTGGAGCTGCTGGGCCGCCACCGCGTCGTCGGCTACGAGCAGCGGGCCGGGACGGCCGCGGCGGTCCTGGCCGACGGCCGCCGCATCACCGGAGACGCGCTGATCGGCGCCGACGGCCTGCACTCGGCGGTGCGGCGGCAGCTCGTCGGGGACGGCGCGCCGCGCGTGTCGGGGCACACGATCTACCGCACGGTGATCCCCGCGGAGGAGGTTCCGCAGGAGCTGCGCCCGAACGCGGTGACGCTGTGGGCCGGCCCGAAGTGGCACTTCGTCCACTACCCGGTCTCCTCGGGCCGGTACGTGAACCTGGCCGCGACCCGCGACGACGGCGCCGCCGAGGCGGTGGCGGGCGTCCCCACCGGGGACGGCGACGTCCTCGCGGCCTTCCCGGAGCTGTCGGGCGCCGCCCGCCGGCTGCTGGAGCTGGGCCGGGACTGGAAGGCGTGGGTGCTGTGCGACCGCGACCCGGTCGAGCGGTGGACCGAGGGCCGCGTCGCCCTCCTCGGCGACGCCGCGCACCCGATGCTCCAGTACGCCGCCCAGGGGGCCTGCCAGGCCGTCGAGGACGCGGTGGTGCTGTCGGGCCTGCTGGACGGCTGCCCGGCCGATTTCGAGCAGCGCCTGGAGAAGTACGGGGCGGCCCGCCGCGAACGCACCGCCCGCGTCCAGCTGGTGGCCCGCGAGATGGGGCGCCGCCTCTACCACGCGGCGGGCGGGGCCCGCGTGGAGCGCAACGCGATGCTCTCCTCTCTTGCGCCCGCGGCCATGTACGACGAGGTGGCTTGGCTGCACGGCCGCGAGGGCTTCGACCCGGCGGCCCCGGAGGCCGGCTGACCGCCGGACGGCGCACGCGGACGGGGCGGCGGGGACACTTCCGTGTCCGCGCCGCCCCTTCGGCGTCCTGCGCCCCGGCCGGGTCAGAAGGTGAGGACGATCTTGCCCGTGGCGCGCTGGGACTGGCTCAGTTCGTGCGCCTTGCGGACGTCCTGGAGGGGGAAGGTCCCGGCGACCAGCGGGCGCAGCCGGCCCTCTTCGGCGAGGGCCGCCACCTGCTCCAGGACCGCGTGGTCGGGCGCCACGTTGACTGTGATGCCGCGCAGGCCCAGGGCCTCCGCCTTGGCCCTGATCTCGTCCAGGGCGAGCGGGTTGATGACGCCGATGTAGGTGCCGCCCGGGCGCAGGGTGCGCAGCGAGCGGTCCTCGTACTCGCCGCCGATCAGGTCGAGGACGACGTCGACGTCCTTGACGGCCTCGGTGAAGTCCACGGCGGTGTAGTCGACGACCTCGTCGGCGCCGAGGCCGCGCAGCGCGTCGTGCTTGGCGGCGCTGGCGGTGCCGATGACGTACGCCCCGCGGGCCTTGGCGATCTGCACCGCGAGGTGGCCGACGCCGCCGGCCGCCGCGTGGACCAGGACGCGCTGGCCGGGCTGGACGTCCGCGCCGTCGACGAGCGCCTGCCAGGCCGTCAGGGCGGCCATCGGGAGGGCGGCCGCCTGCACGTGGTCGAGGGCGGACGGCTTGCGGGCGAAGTGGCGGGCGGGCCCGGCGACGTACTCGGAGTACCCGGCGGCCTCGTTCGGGAAGGCGGGCAGGCCGAAGACCTCGTCGCCGACCTTGAAGCGGTTCTCGCCGGGCGAGACGGCCACGACCGTGCCGGACACGTCCCAGCCGACACCGAACGGCGGGGTCAGCCACAATCCGTATTCGCGGATCTTCCAGTCGATCGGATTCACGCCGGCGGCGTGCGTCTTTACCAGAATTTCGGTGGCATTGGGAGCGGGGATCGGAGAATCCGTCAGGTTGAGGACTTCGGCGCCGCCGAGGGCTTCCTGACGCACCGTGCGCATGGTTTCTGTCATGCATTCCATGATCTGTGCGCGCGTGTCCGGTTGTAAAGCCGGGCACCCGTCGATATCCGGCCATTCGTGTTTTCCCGCGACCTGACACAGCGGCCGGAAATTGTTTCTGCTTCGCAGAACACCGGCGCAATGCTCTGCCATATGACTCAGCTGCGATCACTTGGTTCGGCCGGCCCCGAGGTTTCCGCTCTCGGCCTCGGCCTGATGTCCATGTCCGACTTCTACGGCCCCGCCGACCGGGCCGAGGGGGTCGCCACCGCGCACGCCGCCATCGAGGCGGGCATCACCCTCCTCGACACCGGCGACTTCTACGGCAGCGGCCACAACGAGCTCCTGGTGCGCGAGGTGCTGCAGAGCCACGACCGCGAGCAGCTCACCCTCAGCGTCAAGTTCGGCGTCCTGCGCGACCCGGCGGGCGGCATCCTGGGCGTGGACAACCGCCCGGAGGCGGTCAAGAACTCCCTGGCGCAGACCCTCCAGCGGCTCGGCACCGACTACGTCGACGTCTACCGCCCGGCGCGCCTGGACCCGGCGGTGCCGATCGAGGAGACCATCGGCGCGATCAAGGAGATGGTGGAGGCCGGCTACGTCCGGCACATCGGCCTGTCCGAGATCGGTGCGGAGACCCTGCGCCGCGCCTCCGCCGTGCACCCGATCGCGGACCTCCAGATCGAGTACTCGCTGCTGTCCCGCTCGATCGAGGACGAGATCCTGCCGACCGCCCGCGAGCTGGGCACGGCCGTCACGGCGTACGGCGTCCTCGCCCGGGGCCTGCTGTCGGGCCGCTGGAACCACCAGCGCGCCACCGCCAAGGACGACGGCCGCAGCAGCTTCCCGCGCTTCAGCGGCGAGAACCTCGACCGCAACCTGCAGCTGGTCGCCGCCCTCGGCAAGGTCGCCGAGGCCAAGGGCGTCACCACCTCGCAGCTGGCGATCGGCTGGGCGATGGCCCAGGGCGCGGACATCGTCCCCGTCGTCGGCTCCCGCCGCCGCGACCAGCTCGCCGAGGCCCTCGGCGCGCTCTCCCTGGAGCTGACCGCCGAGGACGTCGCCGAGATCGAGCGGGCCGTGCCCGCCGAGGAGGTCGCCGGCACCCGCTTCGACGCCGAGGGCATGGCCATGCTCGACAGCGAGAAGAAGTCCGGCGCCTCGGGCCAGGCGGGCTGACCGGTGGTGCAGATCGGCAGCGCCGCCCAGTGGCAGGCCGACAGGCTCGACGTCGGTGCGTACCTCGACCGCCTGGGCGTCGCGGGCCCGCTGGAGCCGACCGCGGAGACCCTGCGCAGGCTGCACCGGGCGCACGCCCTGGCCATCCCGTTCGAGAACCTCGACATCCTGCTGGGCCGCGGCATCGACATCGACATCGAGGCCGTCCAGGACAAGCTGGTGCGCCGCCGGCGCGGCGGCTACTGCTACGAGCACAACATGCTCTTCGCGGTGCTCCTGGAGCGGCTCGGCTTCGAGGTGACCCGCCTGTACGCCCGCCCGGTCCTGGACGCGCCGAAGCCGCTGCCGCGGACGCACCTGATGCTGAGCGTGGCCGTCGGCGGGGAGACGTGGCTCGCCGACGTCGGCTTCGGCGACGAGGGCCCGCTGGAGCCGGTCCCCGTCCGCGACGGGACCGTCTCCGAGCAGGGCGGCTGGACGTACCGGCTGGCCCGGGCGGAGGGCTCCGACAAGGAGTGGGTGCTCTGGCTGAAGCGGGGCGACGGCTGGTTCCCGCTGTACTGGTACGCCACGGAGGGGCACCACCACATCGACTGCGTGGTGGCCAACTACTTCATCTCCACGCACTCCAGCTCGCCCTTCACCGGGCGGGTCTTCCTGGAGCGCATCGCGGAGGACTGGCGGCTGAACCTCAACCACCGCAAGCTCACGCTGACCCGCTCCGACGGCGGCAGCGAGGTCCGGTACATCACGGACGGCGAGGTCCGCTCGCTGCTGGACGAGCGGTTCGGCATCGAGCTGACGGAGGACGAGGCCAAGGCCGTCGTCGCGGCGCTGCCCGCACCGCCGGCCGGGGGCGCCTGACCCGCCTCCCCTCCGCCGTACCGCCCGCGGGGCCCGCGGCGCACACCCTCCCGGTGCGCGCCGCGGGCCCCGCTTCCGTGGCGGCCGCGGCGGGCGGGCGGCTGCCGCGGCAGCGAAAGGCGCCCGCGCATGCCGAACGGGCCCGGCGGGGGGATTCGCCGGGCCCGTTCGGGCGCCACAGGGGGAAGGGGCGGAAGGGGGTTCAGCGTGTTCAGCGGGGCTGGACGCCGATACGGGTGCCCTTGCCGGTGGAGGAGCCGCCGGTGACGTACGAGCCGTCCAGGCCGTGGATCTTGTACGCGAAGTCGAAGTTGGCGGTGTTCCGGCCGGTGACGGTGATGTTGGCCTGGAACGTGATGGTGGAGTTGGCCTTGCCGTCCGCACCGAGCAGCAGGGCGGTGTCGGTGTCGGAGTAGGTGCCGCAGCCGGTCTGCTTCCACTCGCCGTGCGAGGCGGTCGTGGTGTTGTTCGGCGAGGTGAAGTTGACCGTGCCGGCCGACGCCCAGGCGCTGCCGTGGTAGCTGCCGAGGAAGGTCTCCCCGGTGTTGTCGTCCACGACCTTCCAGCTGCCCGGGAGGGTCAGGCAGCCGCTGGAGCCGTCGGCGGCGGCGTTCGCCGAGCCCGTGACGGCCGTCGCGGTGGCGAGCGCGGCGACGCCCGCGAGTACGCCGACCTTGATACGGGTGCTCTTGCGCATGTGGATCTCTCCCATGGATTCGAAAACGGATGGATTACCGGGGCCGGCGGTGAACGCGGCGGCTTCGATTTCCATGATGGGCCGTCGAATTCGCGTGCGGTATGGACCAGGAGGCGATTCGTCAAGTCTGCGTAAAGGGCGTTGCGGCGTGCGGCGGGCGGCCCTCGAAAGGCCTTGCCGTCCCGGTCCTGCAAACAGCCCCGAAAGGCCGTCCACGGCCCCTGTGGAGCTCCGGCAGGCCCCGTAAAGGAGACCTGTGGGAAAAGCTCCCGTAAGGCCGGGAGATCCCCCGCGAAAAGGCCCTGCGCCGCATCCGGGTCCGGATGCGGCGCAGGGCCTGGCGGCGGAAGGGGAGGGGCCTCAGTCGATCTGCATGATGATGCGGACGGCGGGGTCCACGTCCGGCTGCTGCGGCACCGTGTCGAGGACGATCCCGAAGTGCTCCTCGTACGCCGCCAGCAGGGCCGCGTCGTCGGGCAGTTCGACGGTCTCCCGGCCGGCCGCGGTCGTGCGGGTCAGCTCCCGGCCGTTGACGGTGACGCGGCCGTCCTCCTTCTGGTGGGAGACGATCAGGTTGTGCAGGAAGACCGAGTCGGGCGCGGTGCGGTACCACCACAGCGTCGGGAGGAAGTCCTCGATGCGGACGGGGCGTTCGTCGAGCCGGTACTGGATGCCCCCGTTCAGCTCGACCTGGATGCCGCCCTCCTCGGGCCGCACCACGCGGTAGTCGCCGTGCGGGTCCTTCTGCACCTCCGAGGTGCCGACGGGGAGCGGGAAGCGGCTGTTCTTGCCGAAGCCGACGTCGACGAGCCACTCCTCCCCGTCCAGGTCGACGCGGAGCGCGAGGTGGCAGAGCGGGGCGCCGAACGCGCCGCCCAGGAAGACCTGCCCGGAGAGGATCTCCACCCGGTAGCCGAGGGCCTCCAGGAGGTGCCCGAAGGACGGGTTCAGCTCGTAGCAGCCGCCGCCGCGCCGCCGGGTGACGATCTTGTCGTAGAGGAACTCGCGGTCCAGGCCCAGCTCGGCGCCCTCGACGTGGTAGTCGATGTTCTCGAAGGGCACCGACAGCACGTGCCGCTCCTGGAGGTGCCGCAGCCCGTGGATGTCGGCGCGCTCGGGCCGGCGGGCGCCGATCCGCTCCAGGTAGGCGTCCACCATCGCGTCGCTGAGCATGCCTGTCGTCTCCTTCGTCATCGGGTCCCCCTCACCGGGCACGCCACCCGGTCGGCGGGATGTTGTGGTTCACGCGGAACACGTTCTGCGGGTCGTAGGCGTCCTTGGCGGCGACGAGCCGCTCGTACGTCTGCGGGTCGTACGCCGAGCGCAGGTGCTCGGGCGAGCTCTCCAGGGCGCTGATGAAGCTGAGGAACGGGCCGCCGATCCTCCAGGGCTCCATCTCCTCCATCAGCCGCTCCTGGAACTCCCGTACGTCCTGCACGTGTTCGGGCCACACCGGCGCGCCCGCGAACAGGGTGTACGCGGTGTCCCGGTGCGGGACGGCGTTGGGGTGCTCGGGCTGCCGGCCCAGCGCGCCGCCGAGGTGGCGCAGCTCGATGCCGGGGCGGACGGCGTCCGCCCCCTCCTTGATCAGCGGGATCAGGGCGGCGATGGCGGCGTCGTCGAGCTCGCGGATGCGGGTGGAGCGCTCGAAGTACACGGCGGGGACCGTGGGGTCCATGTTGATGTCGGCGACGTCCGTGTACGGCATGTCCGCGACCGTGTCGAGGACCGGCTCGACCAGCTCGCGCAGCGGGCGCACCAGCTCGGCGCCCTCCTCGTTCGAGCCGTTGAACGCGATCCGGATGTGGGCGAGGAAGCGGCCCCGCACCGGCTCCGGCAGGACGTCGATGTCGGGGAAGCGCATCACGGCGATCGACGACTGCATCGCGTCCGGCAGGGCCTGCGTCCAGTCGCGCCAGGCCGGCAGGATCCGCTCGATGTGCTCGCCGGGCAGGAACAGGCCGCCGCCGTACAGCCGGGAGACCGGGAACAGGCCGATCTCGATCGAGGTGATCACGCCGAAGTTCCCCTTGCCGCCGCGCTGCGCCCAGAACAGGTCGGGGTGGTCGTCGGGGGACACGTGGAGCAGTTCGCCGTCCGCGGTGACCAGGTCGAAGTTCCTGACGTGGTCGGCGGCGTAGCCGTAGGAGCGGCCGAGCGGGCCGAGGCCGCCGCCGAGGTGGTACGAGACCACGCCGACGCCGGGGGAGGCGCCGTTGAGGGGGGCCAGCCCGAAGGGGGCGGCCTCCTGGATGACGCGGCTCCACTGCACGCCGGGCTCGATGCGGGCGGCGCGGGCGCGCGGGTCGATCCGCACACCGGTGAGGTTGCGGGTGTTGACCAGCAGGGCGCCGTCGGCGGGCACGGACACGCCGTGGCCGGTCGCCTGGACGGCGACGGCGATGCCGCGGCGGGAGGCGAAGCGGACGGCGGCGATGATGTCGGCGGTGCCGTCGGCGACGACCACGGCGGCGGGCCGGATCTGCGGCAGGATCCGGTTGAAGCCGAGGGTCTCCTCCTCGTACCCGTCGGTGCCGGGCAGCAGCAGCGGGCCGCGCAGCTCGGCGCCGAGTGCGGACAGGTCGGTGGTGGACACGGACGTTCCCTTCTCCAACGGGTGGTTCACTGCGCCGCCTTGCCGGAGAGGCGCAGCGAGGGGAGGGTGGCGGCGGTCAGCAGGACCACGGCGCCGCCGATCCACGCGACCGTGGTGAGCTCGATGTTGTCGGCGACGAGGCCGCCGACGAGCGCGCCGAGCGCGATGGACAGGTTGAAGACGGACACCCACAGGGCCGAGGCGGCCTCCATCGAGTCGGGCGCGTACTTCAGCATCCAGGTCTGCAGGCTGACGGAGACGCCGCCGAAGGCCAGGCCCCACAGGACGAGCAGGGCGATGCCGCCGGCCTGGCTCCGGCCGAGGACGGGGAAGAGCAGCATCGCGGCGGCGAGCGCGACGATGATGACGGTCATGGTCCGGGCGAGGTTCTTGGAGACGGCCGCGCCGGCGACGAAGTTGCCGACGATGCCGGCGACGCCGAAGCCGAGCAGCAGGAGGCTGATCAGGTCCTCGTCGACGCCGGACACCTGCTGGAGCATGGGGCTGACGTAGGTGTACGCGGCCAGGTGGCCGGTGACGATCAGCGCGGTGGCGATGATGCCGGCGCGGACGCCGCGGTTGCCGAACTGGGCGAGGAGCTCGGGGACGCTGACGGGCTTGGTGGCGGGCAGCTTCGGCAGCAGCACGAGCAGGGCGACGAGGACCGCGAAGGCGAGGACGCCGAGCACGGCGAACGCGGTGCGCCAGCCGGCGAGGCCGCCGATCAGGGTGCCGGTCGGTACGCCGAGGACGTTCGCGGCGGCGACGCCGCCGAAGATCAGCGCGGTGGCGCGGGGGATCGCCGCGGGCTGCACCAGGCGGAAGGCGAGGCCGCCCGCGATGGCCCAGAAGCCGCCGATGGTGACGCCGACGAGCACGCGGGAGGCGAGCAGGATCCCGAAGTTCGGGGCGAGGACGGTGACCAGGTTGGCGACGGCCATGACGGTCATCAGGCCCACGAGCAGGTACCGGCGGTCCATGCGGCCGACGACGACCGGGACGAGCGGCGCCGACAGCGCGGCGACCAGGCCGGGCACGGTCACCATGAGGCCGGCCGTGCCCTCGGAGACCTGGAGGGCGGAGCCGACGGAGGTGAGCAGGCCGATCGGCAGCTGCTCGGCGGTGACCAGGGTGAAGATGCCGACCGCGACGGAGACGACCGCGAACCAGGCCTTCAGCGTGGTGCGCTCCTCCGCCTGCGGCGGTGCTGCGGTGTCGGCGGGTGTGTCGAGTGTTGCCATGGCAGGAAACCTCATTCGTGTCTGACGGGTGCGGGGGCCGCCCTGCGGGGAGGCGGCGGGCGGCCGCGTGTCGGTCTCGTGTGCGGGCGGCGCCCGGTCAGGTGCGCGGGACCCAGCCGGCGTCGTCCCAGAACCGCAGCTGCCGCGCCTTCGACGCGGCCGCGATCCGGGCGACCGGCTCGCCGCCGAGGACGAGCGTGCTGGGCGTCCCGGGGTCGAAGACCGGCCACTGCGGGGCGGCGGGGGCCGCGGGGACGCCGTCGCGGGCGAACGCGGCGACCAGGTCCATGAAGGTCTCGGAGACGGCGCGCTCGCCCGGCCCGTCGTGGAACAGCGGGATCTCCGGCGGTACCGGGTAGGTGGCGGCGATCGCGGCGGTGTCGGCGTACGTGCCGAAGAGGAACGGCGAGGTCGCCTCGTGCGGGGTGCCGTGGTGCGGGGCGCGCACGGGGTGCGCGAACTCCATCACGTACTGCGGCGAGGTGCCGTGCCGGGCGTGCCGCTCGGACAGCCGGACGATCTGGTAGCGGAACAGCGCGTCGCCCCAGATCTCCGTCCACAGCGAGAGCGGGTCCTGCGGGAGCCCCTCGGCCTCGGCCGCCTCCCGGTACGCGGCGATGCAGGAGTCGACGAGTTCGTCGGTGACCTTGGCGGAGCCCTTGTCGAGGACGCCGCGCACGGCCTCGCGCAGCTCGGCCGCGTCGGCGGGCGGCGGGGTCGGGGTCGGCTGCGGCGGGCAGGGGCCGGTGTAGAAGGAGCCCTCGGTACGGGTGTGCACCGCCATGACCGGCACGTCGGGGGTGGGCAGCTCCCAGTCGAAGGCGCTCATCCAGCGGCCGTCGACGACCGGGCCGCGGAACTCGCGGGCGGAGGCGACCTCCCGGCCGCCGGGCAGGCCCCCGAAGACGTCCTCCCAGGCGTTCATCAGGTCGGCGGCGGGCACTTCGCGCAGGCCGGCGACGGTGGTGCCGAGGCGCCGGGCGACGCCCTCGTAGGCGAGGCGGGCGTCGGCCGGGGTCAGCGAGGTGGACGGCTCCCACACGTGGCAGGCGCTGATCGGGACGATCCGGCGGATGATGCCGCGCAGTTCGGGAAGCAGGGACAGCTGCCAGGCGCTGGCGCCGCCCGCCGAGGTGCCGGCGAGGGTGATGTTGCCGGGGTCGCCGCCGAACGCGGCGGCGTTGGCGTGCACCCAGCGCAGCAGGGCCGCCTGGTCCTGGAGGCCCCAGTCGGCGAAGTCGCCGGTATCGGGGTCGGTGAACTCCTCGTGCAGCCCGAAGCCCAGTGCGCCGAGGCGGTAGTTGAAGGTGACGACGACCAGGTCGCCGCGGTCGGCGAGGCGCGCGCCGTCGTACACGGGCAGGCTGCCGCCGCCGACCATCCAGCCGCCGCCGTGGATGTAGACGAACACCGGGCGGCGCCGCTCCGGGTCGGTGCCGGGCGTCCACACGTTGGCGTACAGGGAGTCCTCGGAGCTGCCGGGGATGATCGGCTGGAGGGACTCGGGGGCGAAGGAGCGGGCGTCGCGGATGCCGCTCCACGGGACGGGCGGGCGCGGCGAGGCGAAGCGCAGTGCGCCGACCGGGGGCCGGGCGTAGGGCACGCCGCGGAAGACGGACAGCCGTCCGGCGCGCTCTCCGGCGACCGTGCCGGCCGTGGTGCGGACCAGCACGTCCCCGTCTTCCGGCGAGGGGCTGTGGGCGGCGGAAGGTGCCATGGCCGTGGTTTCTCCATCGTCATCGGCGGGCGGGCAGTCACACCGACTCATCGAAAAACGCCGCGTCGGATGACTCTGGACCACCCGATGCTGGTAAGCGCGCGCGGGGAGGGCAACGCGCGGCGGGGCACTTTGTCAGGTGCCGTCTTGTCCGTCAGATCGGCGGGCCGCCCGCGGGCGCGCGTGTATTTTCGTTCGTCGTACGCTGCCGGGTTCGAATGGTCAAGGAGAACGCAATGCTGGACGACGCGGGAGTGGCCGAATACCTCGGGCGGATCGGTGCGGAAAAGCCGCGGAAAGCGGATCTGGAAGGGCTGCGGCACCTCCAGGAGCGGCATGTCCTGACGGTGCCCTTCGAGAACATCGACTACCACCTCGGGAGGGAGATCCACCTCGGCGAGCAGGCCGTCGACAAGATCGTCCGGCAGCGCCGCGGCGGCGGCTGCTACGAGGTGAACTCCGCCTTCGCCGAGCTGCTCCGGGCGCTCGGCTACCGGGTGGAGATCCTGCCGGGCCGGGTCCACCGGCCGGACGGCCTGGGCCCCGCGATGTGTCACCTCGCGCTGCGGGTCACGCTGGACGAGCCGTGGCTGGTCGATGCCGGATTCGGCCGCAACAGCCGCCACCCGCTCCGCCTCACATGCTCTGACGTGCAGAAAGACCCGCACGGCGAGTACCTGGTCGCGCCCGTGGAGGGCGGCGGCGCCGACGTGCTGCTCGACGGCAGGCCGCTGTACCGGCTCGACGACCGGCCGTGCCGGCTCGACGACTTCGCGCCGACCCTGTGGTGGTGGCGCAGCTGCCCCGACTCGCCCTTCCTCCAGGAGCTGTTCTGCTCGATGCCGCTGGCCGACGGCCGCGTCACGCTGAAGAACAGGCGCCTGGTCAGGGTGGACGGCGGGCAGCGCACGATCGAGCCGCTCACGTCGGACGCGGCCGTCCTCGACGCCTACCGCACCCACTTCGGAATCGGCCTCGGCGAACTGCCCGAAGGGGATGGCGTGAAGCGGACGGTCGGGATCCAGCTGACCTGACACAGACAGTTGACGGACTCAGCGGAATAACGTGGACCGCCTCCCCGGCACCGGCGCACGATGCGAAGAGTACGGCGATACTCCGTACCCGGAAGGAGCATTTGTGTCCACCGTTGATCCCCTGCTGGAATTTCCCCTCGACACCCAGCCGGACCCCGACGAATTCCTGCGCGCCGCTCTGCGGTGGCATTTCTCCCCGGAAACGGGTTCGCCGTTCTGGATCGAGCGCGCGGGAACTCTCGGTTTCGACCCGCTGACGGACATCGGCGGATTCGCCGACCTCGGCCGCTTCCCGAACCTGGCCAACGAGCTCCGCGACGTCCGCGCCGAGGACCTCATACCCCGCGGCTACGGCGACCGCCCGGACGTGGTGGGCGTGTACGAGAGCGGCGGCACCACCGGCGCCCCCAAGCGCATCGTCCTGCTGAAGGAGTGGCTGGACCGGCTGCTCGCCTGGAGCAGCGGCCAGCTGGACCGCCACGGCGTCCCGCAGGGCGTGAACTGGCTGGTCGTCGCCCCGACCGGCCCGCACATGGTGGGCGACGTCATC
Coding sequences within:
- a CDS encoding 3-hydroxybenzoate 6-monooxygenase produces the protein MAEILIAGGGIGGLAAALGLARRGHRITVLESREVFTEVGAGIQLGPNAFRALDLLGVGREVRDRAVVVDELRFMDGTTGERVAAMPVGPEYRARFGNPYAVVHRVDLYLPLLEAVRRHPGVELLGRHRVVGYEQRAGTAAAVLADGRRITGDALIGADGLHSAVRRQLVGDGAPRVSGHTIYRTVIPAEEVPQELRPNAVTLWAGPKWHFVHYPVSSGRYVNLAATRDDGAAEAVAGVPTGDGDVLAAFPELSGAARRLLELGRDWKAWVLCDRDPVERWTEGRVALLGDAAHPMLQYAAQGACQAVEDAVVLSGLLDGCPADFEQRLEKYGAARRERTARVQLVAREMGRRLYHAAGGARVERNAMLSSLAPAAMYDEVAWLHGREGFDPAAPEAG
- a CDS encoding NADP-dependent oxidoreductase produces the protein MTETMRTVRQEALGGAEVLNLTDSPIPAPNATEILVKTHAAGVNPIDWKIREYGLWLTPPFGVGWDVSGTVVAVSPGENRFKVGDEVFGLPAFPNEAAGYSEYVAGPARHFARKPSALDHVQAAALPMAALTAWQALVDGADVQPGQRVLVHAAAGGVGHLAVQIAKARGAYVIGTASAAKHDALRGLGADEVVDYTAVDFTEAVKDVDVVLDLIGGEYEDRSLRTLRPGGTYIGVINPLALDEIRAKAEALGLRGITVNVAPDHAVLEQVAALAEEGRLRPLVAGTFPLQDVRKAHELSQSQRATGKIVLTF
- a CDS encoding aldo/keto reductase, coding for MTQLRSLGSAGPEVSALGLGLMSMSDFYGPADRAEGVATAHAAIEAGITLLDTGDFYGSGHNELLVREVLQSHDREQLTLSVKFGVLRDPAGGILGVDNRPEAVKNSLAQTLQRLGTDYVDVYRPARLDPAVPIEETIGAIKEMVEAGYVRHIGLSEIGAETLRRASAVHPIADLQIEYSLLSRSIEDEILPTARELGTAVTAYGVLARGLLSGRWNHQRATAKDDGRSSFPRFSGENLDRNLQLVAALGKVAEAKGVTTSQLAIGWAMAQGADIVPVVGSRRRDQLAEALGALSLELTAEDVAEIERAVPAEEVAGTRFDAEGMAMLDSEKKSGASGQAG
- a CDS encoding arylamine N-acetyltransferase family protein; the protein is MVQIGSAAQWQADRLDVGAYLDRLGVAGPLEPTAETLRRLHRAHALAIPFENLDILLGRGIDIDIEAVQDKLVRRRRGGYCYEHNMLFAVLLERLGFEVTRLYARPVLDAPKPLPRTHLMLSVAVGGETWLADVGFGDEGPLEPVPVRDGTVSEQGGWTYRLARAEGSDKEWVLWLKRGDGWFPLYWYATEGHHHIDCVVANYFISTHSSSPFTGRVFLERIAEDWRLNLNHRKLTLTRSDGGSEVRYITDGEVRSLLDERFGIELTEDEAKAVVAALPAPPAGGA
- a CDS encoding arylamine N-acetyltransferase family protein, whose amino-acid sequence is MTKETTGMLSDAMVDAYLERIGARRPERADIHGLRHLQERHVLSVPFENIDYHVEGAELGLDREFLYDKIVTRRRGGGCYELNPSFGHLLEALGYRVEILSGQVFLGGAFGAPLCHLALRVDLDGEEWLVDVGFGKNSRFPLPVGTSEVQKDPHGDYRVVRPEEGGIQVELNGGIQYRLDERPVRIEDFLPTLWWYRTAPDSVFLHNLIVSHQKEDGRVTVNGRELTRTTAAGRETVELPDDAALLAAYEEHFGIVLDTVPQQPDVDPAVRIIMQID
- a CDS encoding FAD-binding oxidoreductase; its protein translation is MSTTDLSALGAELRGPLLLPGTDGYEEETLGFNRILPQIRPAAVVVADGTADIIAAVRFASRRGIAVAVQATGHGVSVPADGALLVNTRNLTGVRIDPRARAARIEPGVQWSRVIQEAAPFGLAPLNGASPGVGVVSYHLGGGLGPLGRSYGYAADHVRNFDLVTADGELLHVSPDDHPDLFWAQRGGKGNFGVITSIEIGLFPVSRLYGGGLFLPGEHIERILPAWRDWTQALPDAMQSSIAVMRFPDIDVLPEPVRGRFLAHIRIAFNGSNEEGAELVRPLRELVEPVLDTVADMPYTDVADINMDPTVPAVYFERSTRIRELDDAAIAALIPLIKEGADAVRPGIELRHLGGALGRQPEHPNAVPHRDTAYTLFAGAPVWPEHVQDVREFQERLMEEMEPWRIGGPFLSFISALESSPEHLRSAYDPQTYERLVAAKDAYDPQNVFRVNHNIPPTGWRAR
- a CDS encoding MFS transporter; protein product: MATLDTPADTAAPPQAEERTTLKAWFAVVSVAVGIFTLVTAEQLPIGLLTSVGSALQVSEGTAGLMVTVPGLVAALSAPLVPVVVGRMDRRYLLVGLMTVMAVANLVTVLAPNFGILLASRVLVGVTIGGFWAIAGGLAFRLVQPAAIPRATALIFGGVAAANVLGVPTGTLIGGLAGWRTAFAVLGVLAFAVLVALLVLLPKLPATKPVSVPELLAQFGNRGVRAGIIATALIVTGHLAAYTYVSPMLQQVSGVDEDLISLLLLGFGVAGIVGNFVAGAAVSKNLARTMTVIIVALAAAMLLFPVLGRSQAGGIALLVLWGLAFGGVSVSLQTWMLKYAPDSMEAASALWVSVFNLSIALGALVGGLVADNIELTTVAWIGGAVVLLTAATLPSLRLSGKAAQ
- a CDS encoding carboxylesterase family protein, whose translation is MAPSAAHSPSPEDGDVLVRTTAGTVAGERAGRLSVFRGVPYARPPVGALRFASPRPPVPWSGIRDARSFAPESLQPIIPGSSEDSLYANVWTPGTDPERRRPVFVYIHGGGWMVGGGSLPVYDGARLADRGDLVVVTFNYRLGALGFGLHEEFTDPDTGDFADWGLQDQAALLRWVHANAAAFGGDPGNITLAGTSAGGASAWQLSLLPELRGIIRRIVPISACHVWEPSTSLTPADARLAYEGVARRLGTTVAGLREVPAADLMNAWEDVFGGLPGGREVASAREFRGPVVDGRWMSAFDWELPTPDVPVMAVHTRTEGSFYTGPCPPQPTPTPPPADAAELREAVRGVLDKGSAKVTDELVDSCIAAYREAAEAEGLPQDPLSLWTEIWGDALFRYQIVRLSERHARHGTSPQYVMEFAHPVRAPHHGTPHEATSPFLFGTYADTAAIAATYPVPPEIPLFHDGPGERAVSETFMDLVAAFARDGVPAAPAAPQWPVFDPGTPSTLVLGGEPVARIAAASKARQLRFWDDAGWVPRT
- a CDS encoding arylamine N-acetyltransferase family protein; this translates as MLDDAGVAEYLGRIGAEKPRKADLEGLRHLQERHVLTVPFENIDYHLGREIHLGEQAVDKIVRQRRGGGCYEVNSAFAELLRALGYRVEILPGRVHRPDGLGPAMCHLALRVTLDEPWLVDAGFGRNSRHPLRLTCSDVQKDPHGEYLVAPVEGGGADVLLDGRPLYRLDDRPCRLDDFAPTLWWWRSCPDSPFLQELFCSMPLADGRVTLKNRRLVRVDGGQRTIEPLTSDAAVLDAYRTHFGIGLGELPEGDGVKRTVGIQLT